A single region of the Rhodospirillales bacterium genome encodes:
- a CDS encoding CpsD/CapB family tyrosine-protein kinase — MRQYKDDIQKKAAHLEKILAGTLGLDTSALEKEKTSLSAFEKALDQNRIIAHRTHSREADIFRFLRTQILQAMQKSGLKTLAITSPNYNDGKTTIAANLAVSISQDLKQTVLLADLDLRKPSLHNYLKLEQKFGLTDYLKGKASVQECLLRMPFERLSIFPAGQAVDKSSETLGSPEMKKLATELKTRYADRVIIYDMPPLLAQDDPLVFLPHVDAVLLVIKEGVTTTDEIKRCLDILSSAKVIGTVLNSVR; from the coding sequence ATGAGACAATACAAAGACGACATTCAAAAAAAAGCCGCGCATCTGGAAAAAATATTGGCCGGCACTCTGGGGCTCGACACTTCCGCTCTGGAAAAAGAGAAAACCTCGCTTTCGGCGTTTGAAAAAGCCCTCGACCAAAACCGGATTATTGCGCACCGTACCCATAGCCGGGAAGCGGACATTTTTCGTTTTCTGCGGACGCAAATCCTTCAGGCCATGCAGAAATCCGGCCTGAAAACACTGGCGATCACCAGCCCGAATTACAACGACGGAAAAACGACGATTGCCGCCAACCTTGCCGTCAGCATCTCGCAGGACCTGAAACAGACCGTCCTTCTGGCAGACCTGGATTTACGCAAGCCTTCCCTGCACAACTATCTGAAGCTTGAACAGAAATTCGGCCTGACGGACTATCTTAAAGGGAAAGCAAGCGTTCAGGAATGTTTGCTGCGCATGCCCTTTGAACGGCTTTCGATTTTTCCGGCAGGGCAGGCCGTCGACAAATCGTCGGAAACGCTTGGATCCCCCGAGATGAAAAAACTCGCGACAGAGCTTAAAACGCGCTACGCAGACCGCGTCATTATATATGACATGCCGCCTTTGCTGGCACAGGACGATCCTCTCGTCTTCCTGCCGCATGTCGATGCGGTTTTGCTCGTTATAAAAGAAGGCGTCACAACGACGGATGAAATCAAGCGCTGCCTTGATATTCTTTCTTCCGCCAAGGTAATCGGCACCGTATTGAATTCCGTGCGATAA
- a CDS encoding outer membrane beta-barrel protein, which yields MRYPAFPFKRCVPQAGSLAAVLILLLSGQEGFAGNTNIKMRFSETGVWNTNPVMLSRNEKSIYGSETTAALTLIDEMPCTRINASVSATRNQFNRSDFNSTDFHGNTGLVWHSARWETALTGKIDYDTTRTSELTTLGQNIGSVRHMSYSLLPRISYNTSQRSKIEIAGSWLESKYEDSFLSDYRTLSVIPSFVYSITPRQQAILSIQAQRYQSLENTDLHIDSIGPSIGWNASLTQNLSAELSAGALGSKFYGYATSKRGVDWNPVFSGVLSYKKEQNAAKVSATRYRQPYSNGSEASLTKFSAEGTYSFNPKLSLTLDTNYQLADQPPLSTNNLDTTWGGGGALSYKITKQLDITASYRYRKETLSGSREDAEQNIVRIGLSYRPDFGR from the coding sequence ATGAGATACCCTGCTTTTCCCTTTAAGCGCTGCGTCCCTCAAGCAGGAAGTCTGGCGGCCGTTTTGATTTTGCTCCTTTCCGGGCAAGAGGGCTTCGCCGGAAATACAAATATCAAAATGCGTTTCAGCGAAACCGGCGTCTGGAATACGAATCCTGTCATGCTTTCCCGGAATGAAAAGAGCATATACGGCTCTGAAACAACGGCCGCCCTGACCCTGATAGATGAAATGCCCTGTACACGGATAAATGCCAGTGTTTCCGCCACCCGAAACCAGTTCAACCGATCGGACTTCAACTCAACGGATTTTCATGGAAATACCGGGCTTGTATGGCACTCGGCGCGGTGGGAAACGGCCCTGACCGGCAAGATAGATTACGACACCACGCGGACAAGCGAACTGACGACATTGGGCCAGAATATCGGGTCTGTACGGCATATGTCCTATTCTCTTCTTCCGCGGATTTCCTACAATACGTCGCAGCGGAGCAAAATAGAGATTGCGGGATCATGGCTTGAATCCAAGTATGAAGATTCCTTTTTAAGCGATTACAGGACCCTTTCCGTTATCCCTTCTTTTGTCTACAGCATAACGCCGCGCCAGCAGGCGATATTATCCATTCAGGCACAGCGCTACCAGTCTCTGGAAAACACGGACCTTCATATTGACAGTATCGGACCTTCTATCGGCTGGAATGCTTCCCTGACACAAAATCTTTCGGCCGAACTGTCTGCCGGAGCTCTGGGATCGAAGTTCTACGGTTACGCAACCTCCAAGCGGGGAGTCGACTGGAATCCTGTTTTTTCAGGTGTGCTGTCATATAAAAAGGAACAAAATGCGGCGAAGGTTTCAGCCACACGCTACCGGCAGCCTTACTCCAACGGTTCGGAGGCCTCTTTGACAAAATTCTCCGCCGAAGGGACATACAGCTTCAATCCGAAACTTTCACTGACTCTTGACACCAACTATCAGTTGGCCGACCAGCCGCCCCTTTCTACAAACAACCTTGATACGACATGGGGCGGGGGCGGAGCCCTTTCATACAAAATAACGAAGCAGCTGGACATCACGGCGTCTTACAGATACCGGAAAGAAACCCTGTCCGGCAGCCGCGAGGATGCGGAACAAAATATCGTAAGGATCGGACTTTCATACCGGCCTGACTTCGGGAGATAA
- a CDS encoding polysaccharide export protein, which yields MIFLLFLTAVSYTAQAEGNEEGFTLQPGDILQVTVWKEEGMDREVLVLPDGTITFPLIGTLMVQDMTPFYVQSAIRDRLQMSIPDASVTVSVKAPLGHKVSVLGQVQKPGEVIMNTRMSVMEVLSQVGGLTPYADESDIIIIRKTPEGKKSIKYPYSNIARGRKLDKDIDLKSGDVIFVPTSGIF from the coding sequence ATGATTTTTCTGCTGTTTTTAACCGCCGTTTCTTACACAGCGCAAGCCGAAGGAAACGAAGAGGGTTTTACGCTTCAGCCCGGAGATATTTTGCAGGTCACCGTCTGGAAGGAAGAGGGCATGGACCGTGAAGTTCTGGTACTCCCTGACGGCACGATCACATTCCCGCTGATCGGCACGCTCATGGTTCAGGACATGACCCCCTTTTATGTACAATCCGCCATCAGAGACAGGCTCCAAATGTCCATTCCCGATGCCTCCGTCACGGTTTCCGTCAAAGCCCCTCTTGGACATAAGGTAAGCGTCCTGGGCCAGGTCCAGAAACCGGGCGAAGTTATTATGAACACGCGCATGAGTGTTATGGAGGTATTGAGCCAGGTCGGGGGGCTCACCCCCTACGCCGATGAAAGCGATATCATCATCATCCGCAAAACGCCGGAAGGGAAAAAATCTATCAAATACCCCTACAGCAATATCGCACGCGGACGGAAGCTGGACAAAGATATAGACCTTAAGTCGGGAGACGTCATTTTTGTGCCAACCTCAGGAATTTTTTAG
- a CDS encoding tetratricopeptide repeat protein, with the protein MFFHKVLFVFTLAFSGWSLSACDNPEQKEEKYLSRGDSFFEKQDYARARLAYKNAARFSPTDPRVLYSLGLVDEAQGNLRGAMAAYMVAEQQDPDFEPAVSKLAQYFLAAQQYDEVRRRVERILSLDPKNAGAHALSASLLLEQKYFEEAKDEVRLAFEGDPDNVIAFSVLTGIHVAQGRLDEAQETLDKGIARNPEALPLFLLKAAVYSEQNDMQKIAQTYERIFLLRPEDIRLRIDLARILSEAGDKKEAEAALRAAVVRFPDNTEIKRRLSMFLEEERGMSVAEQEIRSYIEAAPEQKILYLWLADLYIKHDLIDQAVATLEEVIGGQVEDGISLNASTSLASIQLNQGDAALAAKLIEAVLAKDINNTDALFVRASLAFFKGDDQRAVSDLRTVVRNNPRATKAFRVLAETLLRQGHLDLAIDTLRQSLDVDPGDLQTHVRLAQLYVIQGDAGRARNLLSLVTTADPAYPVGWESRARLAIETKDWAAAEQAIQKLDSLEGQALLAAFLRAQIQSGRGEKEAAVALYKHVIERDPSAPLSEHALSALLVLSEDLGNLPDTINYIGSLESKSAAVSTVLGKLLMMRGKTAAAEEAFNAAVALEPHTQAPFLSLAEIFRARGENGKAIGILREAEKAVPSDIKASMMMADILSSQGRIAETIEIYEALLASNASLDVVANNLAQTLADFQNNDRAAMERARMMAERFMTSDNPFFLDTLGWVYFRQGNIAQARPLFDRVVARLDPLPPQIQYHYGALLLESGEKQKAREMLLQSVKAGKPFTGYDEAMALLKGLE; encoded by the coding sequence ATGTTTTTTCATAAAGTTTTGTTTGTTTTCACCCTTGCTTTTTCAGGATGGTCTCTTTCTGCTTGCGATAATCCGGAGCAAAAGGAGGAAAAATATCTGAGCCGGGGCGATTCTTTTTTTGAAAAACAGGATTACGCGCGGGCGCGGCTGGCATATAAGAATGCGGCCCGTTTTTCTCCGACAGACCCGAGGGTTCTGTACAGCCTGGGTCTTGTGGACGAGGCGCAGGGGAATCTGAGGGGGGCGATGGCGGCCTATATGGTTGCCGAGCAGCAGGATCCGGATTTTGAGCCGGCTGTTTCCAAACTGGCCCAATATTTTCTGGCGGCACAGCAATATGATGAGGTGCGCCGTCGTGTGGAACGGATTTTGTCTCTTGATCCCAAAAATGCCGGCGCACATGCCCTGTCTGCGTCCCTTCTTCTAGAGCAAAAATATTTTGAAGAGGCGAAAGACGAAGTGCGTCTGGCCTTTGAGGGCGATCCGGACAATGTGATTGCCTTTTCCGTTCTGACGGGCATTCATGTCGCACAAGGTCGGCTGGATGAGGCGCAGGAAACGCTTGATAAGGGGATTGCCCGCAACCCGGAGGCACTGCCCCTGTTTCTTCTGAAAGCGGCTGTTTATAGCGAACAGAATGATATGCAAAAAATTGCCCAGACCTACGAACGCATTTTTCTTTTGCGTCCGGAGGACATCCGTCTGCGGATTGATTTGGCCAGAATCCTGTCCGAAGCGGGGGATAAAAAGGAGGCGGAAGCCGCTCTGCGCGCCGCCGTCGTCCGTTTTCCCGACAATACGGAGATCAAGCGCAGATTGTCCATGTTTCTGGAAGAAGAGCGTGGAATGAGCGTCGCGGAACAGGAGATTCGTTCCTATATCGAAGCGGCGCCGGAACAAAAAATCCTCTATCTCTGGCTGGCCGATCTTTATATCAAGCATGACCTGATAGATCAGGCGGTCGCAACGCTTGAAGAGGTTATCGGGGGGCAAGTGGAAGACGGGATCAGCCTGAATGCCAGCACGTCCCTGGCCAGTATCCAGCTTAATCAGGGGGATGCCGCTTTAGCCGCCAAATTGATAGAGGCCGTTTTGGCGAAGGATATCAATAACACGGACGCTCTTTTTGTTCGGGCCAGTCTGGCCTTTTTCAAGGGGGACGATCAAAGGGCTGTCTCCGATCTTCGGACCGTCGTACGGAATAATCCGCGTGCGACCAAGGCTTTCAGGGTTCTGGCGGAAACGCTTCTGCGGCAGGGCCATTTGGATCTGGCCATAGATACCCTCAGGCAATCTCTGGATGTTGACCCGGGCGATCTTCAAACCCATGTTCGTCTGGCACAGCTTTACGTGATTCAGGGAGATGCCGGGCGGGCGCGCAATCTGCTGTCTCTTGTGACAACGGCGGACCCGGCCTATCCGGTCGGATGGGAAAGTCGCGCGCGCCTTGCCATTGAAACGAAGGATTGGGCCGCAGCGGAACAGGCCATTCAAAAGCTTGATTCTTTAGAAGGGCAAGCGCTTCTGGCCGCTTTTTTGCGCGCGCAGATTCAATCGGGACGGGGCGAAAAAGAGGCGGCCGTCGCCCTTTACAAGCATGTGATAGAGCGCGATCCTTCTGCACCCTTGTCCGAGCATGCCTTGTCCGCCTTGCTTGTTTTGTCCGAAGATCTGGGAAACCTGCCTGACACGATAAACTATATTGGCTCTCTTGAGAGCAAGAGCGCGGCTGTTTCAACGGTCCTGGGCAAACTTCTTATGATGCGCGGAAAAACGGCGGCGGCGGAAGAGGCTTTCAATGCGGCGGTAGCGCTTGAGCCTCATACGCAGGCTCCGTTTCTTTCCCTTGCCGAAATTTTCCGTGCGCGGGGAGAGAACGGGAAGGCAATCGGGATTCTCCGGGAAGCGGAAAAAGCCGTTCCTTCGGATATCAAGGCTTCCATGATGATGGCGGATATCCTATCCTCGCAGGGACGGATTGCGGAAACGATAGAGATTTATGAGGCGCTGCTTGCAAGCAATGCATCGCTTGATGTTGTGGCAAATAATCTGGCCCAGACTCTTGCGGATTTTCAAAATAACGACAGGGCGGCGATGGAGAGAGCGAGGATGATGGCGGAACGTTTTATGACGTCGGACAATCCGTTTTTTCTCGATACGCTTGGTTGGGTCTATTTCCGTCAGGGAAACATCGCGCAGGCGCGGCCTCTTTTCGATCGCGTTGTCGCTCGTCTGGATCCGCTACCGCCGCAAATACAATATCACTATGGTGCGCTATTGCTGGAATCCGGTGAAAAGCAGAAGGCAAGGGAAATGCTTCTTCAATCTGTAAAGGCGGGAAAGCCTTTCACAGGATATGACGAGGCCATGGCTTTGTTAAAAGGGCTGGAATAG
- a CDS encoding mannose-1-phosphate guanylyltransferase/mannose-6-phosphate isomerase, with protein sequence MIVPVILCGGSGTRLWPASREEHPKQFLKLTGKNSLLQETVQRAAKTANVPMEHLVVVTVKSQQEKVKEQLAELDPSAQSTVLCEPCPRNTAAAIAFAAKYVVREFGKDALLWILPADHHIDDEQALSQAYALGLQAAQQGYLVTFGIQPTRPETGYGYILQGGPLIENAVYKIQEFVEKPDPDTARAYLEAGDYLWNSGMFLFRADTALSQFGQHAPEILTGVAAAVTDEDYTQASPDLYAALPSEPFDKAIMEKSAQSAVVPCDPRWSDIGSWESLWEIKNKDENGNALEGHVACHNVKNSLIESKDRLIACAGIENIIVVDTGDAILIADRRDGDSIKALVNELKKSGAPEVLKNPER encoded by the coding sequence ATGATAGTGCCTGTCATTTTATGCGGCGGATCCGGAACACGTTTATGGCCGGCCAGCAGGGAAGAACATCCCAAACAATTTCTCAAACTGACGGGAAAAAACTCCCTGCTGCAGGAAACCGTGCAAAGAGCGGCAAAAACGGCGAATGTTCCAATGGAGCATCTTGTTGTCGTCACCGTAAAATCGCAGCAGGAAAAAGTGAAAGAACAACTCGCAGAACTGGATCCTTCGGCCCAAAGCACTGTTCTGTGCGAGCCTTGTCCGCGCAACACTGCGGCAGCCATCGCCTTCGCCGCAAAATATGTTGTCCGTGAATTCGGAAAAGATGCTCTCCTGTGGATATTGCCCGCCGACCATCATATAGACGACGAACAAGCGCTATCGCAGGCCTATGCGCTTGGTTTGCAGGCGGCGCAGCAGGGGTATCTGGTGACGTTCGGGATTCAACCCACAAGACCCGAAACAGGCTACGGGTATATCCTGCAAGGCGGGCCGCTCATTGAAAATGCGGTTTATAAAATTCAGGAATTTGTAGAAAAGCCGGACCCGGATACGGCCCGCGCCTATCTTGAAGCAGGAGATTACCTGTGGAACAGCGGCATGTTCCTTTTCAGGGCAGATACGGCTTTATCACAATTCGGGCAGCATGCCCCTGAAATTCTCACCGGGGTTGCCGCCGCCGTCACAGACGAAGATTACACCCAGGCCTCACCGGACCTTTATGCGGCGCTCCCTTCGGAGCCCTTCGATAAAGCCATCATGGAAAAAAGCGCACAAAGCGCCGTTGTTCCGTGCGATCCGAGATGGTCCGACATCGGCTCATGGGAAAGCCTTTGGGAAATAAAAAACAAAGATGAAAACGGCAATGCACTTGAAGGACATGTAGCCTGTCATAACGTTAAAAACTCCCTGATAGAAAGCAAAGACCGCCTCATCGCCTGTGCCGGCATTGAAAATATCATTGTCGTGGATACGGGTGATGCCATCCTGATCGCGGACCGCCGCGACGGAGACTCCATAAAGGCGCTCGTAAATGAGCTCAAAAAATCGGGAGCGCCGGAAGTTTTGAAAAATCCTGAAAGATGA
- a CDS encoding phosphomannose isomerase type II C-terminal cupin domain: protein MNLKFSDYKTGDSDTRPWGKYVVTNVGVTESGEDFCEKEITVHPGELLSLQSHELRREHWRVKEGTLTVIRDRKRITLEAGQDIEIAVRSIHCMANLGEVACVVHERQEGICREDDIVRYRDAYDRSAGTAESEAKESLLLYTRILDELRKGK, encoded by the coding sequence ATGAACCTGAAATTTTCAGATTATAAAACAGGTGATTCCGACACGCGCCCATGGGGAAAATATGTCGTTACAAATGTCGGTGTCACCGAAAGCGGGGAAGATTTTTGTGAAAAAGAAATCACGGTCCATCCGGGAGAACTCCTTTCCCTGCAGTCCCATGAACTCAGGCGGGAGCACTGGCGCGTAAAAGAGGGAACGCTCACGGTGATCCGGGATCGCAAGCGGATCACGCTTGAGGCCGGACAGGACATCGAAATTGCCGTGCGCAGCATTCACTGTATGGCGAATCTGGGAGAGGTGGCTTGTGTTGTCCATGAACGGCAGGAGGGGATTTGCCGCGAGGATGATATCGTCCGTTACCGCGATGCGTATGACCGGTCGGCGGGAACGGCGGAGTCGGAAGCGAAAGAAAGCCTTCTTCTTTATACCCGGATCTTGGACGAGCTCCGCAAAGGGAAATGA
- a CDS encoding anaerobic ribonucleoside-triphosphate reductase activating protein, whose translation MKTTLPIYDLTPFTMLDFPDRTAAIVWFAGCNMRCAYCHNPQIVRGKSGRKSAEDVLSFLKKRQGLLDGIVLSGGEATLYKDIIGFAESVKRMGFAIKLDTNGTRPDIVRQMLDRQLLDFIALDYKAPPSKTKTVTGVKLHTPFEQTLSMLCAQTKVPFEVRTTVHTHLMGEEDIMDIANDLHVKRYKGPYHVQNYMNNGGPTLGDLPEQSRILSIPDIRESTPDSVSISARNF comes from the coding sequence ATGAAAACGACTCTTCCCATTTACGATCTGACGCCGTTTACGATGCTGGATTTTCCGGACCGAACGGCGGCGATCGTCTGGTTCGCGGGGTGCAACATGCGCTGCGCCTATTGTCACAACCCGCAAATCGTCAGAGGAAAAAGCGGCCGCAAAAGCGCCGAAGACGTTCTCTCTTTTCTTAAAAAACGTCAGGGCCTTCTGGACGGGATCGTCCTGTCAGGCGGAGAAGCGACGCTTTATAAAGACATCATCGGCTTTGCCGAATCTGTGAAACGCATGGGCTTTGCGATCAAGCTCGACACCAACGGGACGCGGCCTGACATCGTGCGGCAAATGCTGGACCGGCAATTGCTGGATTTTATTGCGCTGGATTACAAAGCCCCGCCGTCAAAAACCAAAACCGTGACGGGCGTTAAATTGCATACCCCTTTTGAGCAAACGCTCAGCATGCTGTGCGCGCAAACGAAAGTCCCGTTCGAAGTGCGCACGACCGTTCATACGCACCTGATGGGGGAAGAGGACATTATGGACATTGCCAACGACCTGCACGTCAAAAGATATAAAGGTCCCTACCATGTCCAGAATTACATGAATAACGGCGGCCCGACACTGGGAGATCTTCCGGAACAAAGCCGGATCCTTTCCATTCCGGACATACGGGAAAGCACGCCTGATTCCGTCTCAATTTCTGCCCGGAATTTTTAA
- a CDS encoding ribonucleoside triphosphate reductase: MSAAPSLSVVSPLKKEDLKTSTSSPVTTLYGGTNVDCSETVSEYVAKEDWRINANANTGYSNAGLVNNVAGKVIANFWLDEVYSSEEGKAHRQGDLHIHDLDCLTGYCAGWSLRALLNEGFNGVGGRVSSKPPRHFREALGQMSNFLGILQSEWAGAQAFSSFDTYLAPYVFRDQLSFREIKKAIRQFVYNLNVPARWGQSPFTNITLDISVPEDLQKNIPTLNNLHLFKGIEDNTLLDEAVRRDLGIRSLEDMTYVHFAPEMEQIAIAYYEVMTEGDSTGQPFTFPIPTVNITDDFDWDGKVARAIFDNTAKMGCSYFQNFVGSQYMSNEAGEKVKNPEAYSPGAVRSMCCRLQLDLRELQKRGNGLFGSAEMTGSLGVVTINMARLGYRFKGDYDGLIAELDRLMNIAQSTLEKKRAYVQEMYNRGLYPYSARYLPFLRNHFSTIGVNGMNEMVRNFSGDTRDLTTEEGVQMSLDILDYMREKMKDYQQETGNLYNLEATPAEGTTYRFAREDLKHYPDILQAGTGENIYYTNSSQIPVGYTDDPFEALDLQNKLQCKYTGGTVLHLYMNEKLSSAESCKRFVKTVIENYQLPYITVTPVFSVCDEHGYLNGEQPECPHCHEKTKVWTRVMGYFRPVDSFNTGKKGEHKDRLHFTEERIDTGDLFSRH, from the coding sequence ATGTCTGCTGCGCCGTCCCTGTCTGTCGTTTCCCCCCTTAAAAAAGAAGATTTAAAGACGTCAACCTCAAGCCCCGTTACGACTCTTTACGGCGGAACAAACGTCGATTGTTCGGAAACAGTCTCCGAATATGTGGCCAAGGAAGACTGGCGAATCAACGCCAACGCGAATACGGGGTATTCCAACGCGGGACTTGTGAATAATGTCGCCGGGAAAGTGATTGCCAATTTCTGGCTGGATGAAGTTTATTCTTCGGAAGAAGGCAAAGCCCACCGTCAAGGAGACCTGCATATCCATGATCTGGATTGCCTGACCGGATATTGCGCGGGATGGTCCTTGCGGGCGCTTTTGAATGAAGGCTTCAACGGCGTCGGGGGGCGCGTGTCTTCCAAACCGCCGCGTCATTTCCGCGAAGCGCTGGGACAAATGAGCAATTTTCTGGGAATCCTCCAGTCCGAATGGGCCGGCGCACAGGCATTTAGTTCCTTCGATACCTATCTTGCCCCTTACGTATTTCGCGACCAGCTTTCTTTTCGGGAAATCAAAAAAGCCATTCGCCAGTTCGTTTACAATCTGAACGTTCCGGCGCGCTGGGGACAGTCACCTTTTACCAATATCACGCTGGACATCAGCGTTCCCGAAGATTTGCAAAAAAATATTCCGACCCTGAACAACCTTCACCTGTTCAAGGGGATAGAGGACAACACCCTTTTGGATGAAGCCGTGCGGCGCGATTTGGGCATTCGCTCCTTGGAAGACATGACATACGTGCATTTTGCGCCGGAAATGGAACAAATCGCCATCGCCTACTATGAAGTGATGACCGAGGGCGATTCAACGGGCCAGCCTTTTACCTTTCCCATCCCGACCGTGAATATCACCGATGATTTCGACTGGGACGGCAAAGTGGCCCGCGCCATTTTCGACAACACCGCCAAAATGGGCTGCTCCTACTTCCAGAATTTTGTGGGCAGCCAGTATATGAGCAATGAAGCAGGGGAAAAGGTCAAAAACCCGGAAGCCTATTCCCCCGGTGCGGTGCGTTCCATGTGCTGCCGCCTGCAACTGGACCTGCGGGAACTTCAAAAACGCGGCAACGGCCTTTTCGGGTCCGCCGAAATGACGGGGTCGCTCGGCGTGGTGACGATTAACATGGCGCGGCTGGGCTATCGTTTCAAAGGAGATTATGACGGCCTGATCGCAGAACTGGACCGCCTCATGAATATCGCCCAGTCCACCCTGGAGAAAAAACGCGCCTATGTGCAGGAAATGTATAACAGGGGGCTATATCCTTATTCCGCGCGCTATCTGCCTTTTTTGCGTAATCACTTTTCCACCATTGGCGTCAACGGCATGAACGAAATGGTGCGCAATTTCTCCGGCGACACCCGGGATCTCACGACAGAAGAAGGGGTGCAGATGTCGCTGGATATCCTGGATTATATGCGGGAGAAAATGAAAGACTACCAGCAGGAAACGGGGAATCTTTACAATCTGGAAGCCACGCCCGCCGAAGGCACGACGTACCGTTTCGCACGGGAAGACCTGAAACACTATCCGGATATCCTGCAAGCCGGCACGGGAGAGAATATTTACTACACCAACTCATCCCAAATTCCGGTTGGATACACGGACGACCCGTTCGAAGCCCTCGATCTTCAAAACAAACTGCAATGCAAATATACGGGCGGCACGGTTTTGCACCTGTATATGAATGAAAAACTCTCCAGCGCCGAAAGCTGCAAACGGTTCGTGAAGACGGTCATTGAGAATTACCAGCTTCCCTATATCACGGTAACGCCCGTCTTCTCCGTTTGCGACGAACACGGATACCTGAACGGGGAACAGCCGGAATGTCCGCACTGCCACGAAAAAACGAAAGTCTGGACGCGCGTTATGGGCTATTTTCGCCCCGTGGACAGCTTCAATACCGGCAAAAAAGGAGAGCATAAAGACCGCCTTCATTTCACCGAAGAGCGCATCGATACGGGCGATCTTTTTTCGCGGCATTAG
- a CDS encoding sodium:proton antiporter, translated as MSIITITSILVTFCALFSYLNYRFIKLPTTIGIMVMAMILSAIILFLPILGIDILPSVHRIMDGIDFSETLLHGMLSFLLFAGALHVNWKTLQSQKYIIGAMALFGTVLSTALTGLAAYKIFPVLGFDIPFIYALLFGALISPTDPIAVMAILKKAGAPKTLEIKVVGESLFNDGIAVVLFLTLLGIATHGETTASHVALLFVEEAIGGAILGGALGYVAFIMLRSVDNYQVEILLTLAMVMGGYELANALHTSGPIAMVVAGLIVGNVGRDRAMSDHTKQNLDNFWELIDEFLNAILFLLLGFSLLIIEFNQTALYTGLIMIPLLLLIRYLSVLLPVSFLKKIRNFSPGAVNILTWGGLRGGISVALVLSLPSGDLRDFLLLVTYCIVMFSIIVQGLTIGKLVRKYNS; from the coding sequence ATGAGCATTATCACCATCACCAGCATTCTGGTTACGTTCTGCGCCCTGTTTTCCTATCTGAATTACCGCTTCATAAAATTGCCCACGACAATCGGAATCATGGTCATGGCAATGATCCTCTCCGCGATCATCCTGTTCTTGCCAATTCTCGGTATCGATATTCTGCCTTCCGTGCACCGCATCATGGACGGCATCGATTTCTCCGAAACACTTTTACACGGAATGCTCAGCTTTCTGCTGTTTGCCGGCGCGCTTCATGTGAACTGGAAAACATTGCAGAGCCAAAAATATATCATCGGCGCGATGGCCCTTTTCGGTACTGTGCTGTCTACCGCCCTGACCGGACTTGCAGCATATAAGATATTTCCTGTTCTCGGCTTTGACATCCCGTTTATTTACGCGCTTTTATTCGGCGCCCTGATCTCCCCCACAGACCCGATCGCCGTCATGGCCATCCTGAAAAAAGCGGGTGCGCCCAAAACACTGGAAATCAAGGTCGTCGGCGAGTCCCTTTTTAACGACGGAATTGCCGTCGTCCTCTTTTTGACGCTGCTGGGCATAGCGACGCATGGCGAAACCACCGCGTCCCACGTCGCCTTGCTGTTTGTCGAAGAAGCGATCGGCGGGGCCATCCTAGGAGGCGCCCTGGGCTATGTTGCTTTTATCATGCTGCGCAGCGTCGATAATTACCAGGTGGAGATTCTTCTGACACTGGCAATGGTCATGGGCGGATACGAACTGGCCAATGCGCTTCATACCTCCGGCCCGATCGCAATGGTCGTGGCCGGCCTGATTGTCGGCAATGTCGGGCGCGATCGCGCCATGTCGGACCACACAAAACAAAACCTGGATAATTTCTGGGAACTGATCGATGAATTCCTGAACGCCATCCTGTTCCTGCTTCTGGGCTTTAGCCTGCTCATTATCGAATTTAATCAAACCGCCCTGTATACCGGCCTCATCATGATTCCGCTCCTCCTCCTTATCCGCTATCTCTCCGTTCTTCTGCCCGTAAGCTTTCTGAAAAAAATTCGAAACTTCAGCCCCGGCGCAGTCAATATCCTCACATGGGGTGGCCTGCGCGGCGGCATATCGGTCGCCCTCGTGCTCTCCCTCCCCTCTGGCGACCTGCGGGACTTCCTGCTCCTCGTAACCTATTGCATCGTGATGTTTTCCATCATCGTGCAGGGACTCACCATCGGAAAACTGGTCCGTAAATACAATAGCTGA